CGAGGCCGATGAACGCAGACAGAACGGGTCCGATGATGGACAGAGGCGGTCCCATCAGGAGAAGCTGATTCGAGTAAATGTAGAGGTACGGTACCAGAAAAGATGGCAAAGAATAGAGGAACGTCAGGTTGGTGGTTTTGACCGGGTCTGTCTCAGCAATCCCTGCAGCCGCAAAAGAAGTGGGTGCCACGGGTGGGCTGATGTTTCCCAGAGCGCCGAAGAAGAAGCAGAAAAGATGGGCAGCCATAGGTGTGACACCTGCCTTGACGAGTGCCGGTGCAGCCAGTACTGCAAGGATCAAATAGCAGGTAACCGGCGGGAGCGGAAGCCCGAGGATGAGGGATGCGATCATGGTCAGGAAGAGCAGAAGGAACATACTGCCTCCTGAAACCTGGACGAGGATATCGGAAAAACGCATGCCCAACCCGGCCATGCTGATGGTACCGGTAATAAGGCCTGCCGAGGCGCAGCACGCGGCAACGATGAGCGCCCCTTTGGCACCGCGTTCCAGCGCATTTACGGTTTTCTTCGCACCCATCCTTGTTTCGCGACGAAGCCAGCTTGCAGCCAGGCATGTGACGATGGCGAAGAAGCCGGCCTTTTGCGTGGAGATTCCCAGCCACGCAACGCAGTAGATGAGAACAGCAATAGGAAGGAGCATGTACCCGCGGTTGAAAAGCGCCTGCCTGAAACTCGGCAATTCAGATTTTGGTAGTCCAACCAGGCCGTACTTGGCAGCCTGCAGTTCCACGATCATGTACACCGAAACATAAAACAAAAGTCCCGGGATGAGCGCAGCTTTGCACACGTCCCAATACGTGCCTCCGATCATCTCGGGTATGATGAAGGCTGTTGCACCCATGACAGGAGGAACGAGCATACCGCCTGTGGACGCAAGAGCTTCAACGGACGCGGCTACAATCGGCCGGTACCCCACCCGTTTCATAAGCGGGATGGTGAGCACGCCGACCGCGGTGACATTGGCCACCTGGCTCCCCGTCATCATGCCGAAGCCGCAG
The sequence above is drawn from the Syntrophorhabdales bacterium genome and encodes:
- a CDS encoding TRAP transporter permease, translated to MSDPKQVGIAPKQTKPWTSRRYMIFVIAVAMALFHMWTAGVRPMPGVQQRSIHLSFALALIFLMFPFKTKEDESQEAKISDEFRTLTVLDIILVLCSFFIGVYVFIEWEALSFRTGMPNFMDNLCSTLGILLVLEATRRTIGWSIVIMALIGFAYLGFGTYLPSYIAHTGFTFDQVVNFMFFSTEGILGLPLGVSSTVIIVFIIFGSFLLISGAGNFFIDMGLSVFGKYRGGPAKAAVVTSCGFGMMTGSQVANVTAVGVLTIPLMKRVGYRPIVAASVEALASTGGMLVPPVMGATAFIIPEMIGGTYWDVCKAALIPGLLFYVSVYMIVELQAAKYGLVGLPKSELPSFRQALFNRGYMLLPIAVLIYCVAWLGISTQKAGFFAIVTCLAASWLRRETRMGAKKTVNALERGAKGALIVAACCASAGLITGTISMAGLGMRFSDILVQVSGGSMFLLLFLTMIASLILGLPLPPVTCYLILAVLAAPALVKAGVTPMAAHLFCFFFGALGNISPPVAPTSFAAAGIAETDPVKTTNLTFLYSLPSFLVPYLYIYSNQLLLMGPPLSIIGPVLSAFIGLACMAIMFHGYLFRPLSWSERTLYMIAGFFLVYPHWITDIIGYALIALLTSWQIPAIKANKAKKRAAAA